The genomic stretch GGTTTCTGTCGCTGACTATTAATTTCGAAATGTTAATATAATCACTGTGACAGTGGATAAATGCTTAATGCGACATACGCCTCCAGACCCTATAAATGTACAGTCTGAAGAGTACTTATCAATGGAAATTATGGTAAAAAATTCTGTGAACGGACCCTCGGACAGTGATATCAATAAGCGCCTGCAACATTTCAGCACGGGGAGTATATCAACTCTGATTCTTAAGTTGAACCACATACCCATGTAAACACCGCGGCCTGTTTTAACATTGGTAAACATGGTCAACTTGAAGACTATGTAGAAATCAGTGAAGTCTTAAGCATACCGCAAATTGCCTTTAATAGAATTTCTGTTCACCACTCCGTCGAGTGAGTCAAATAAAACTCACACGGGACTTTTAAGAGCAAAATATTCAAAGGACTATCTAAAATAGCCTGCTGGACCGTGACGTAAAACGCAACTCCTCCAACTACGACGCCAAATGTGCTTAAAATCCTGTGAATGGACATTCAATTTTATGACAGCATTGCAAACAAAAAATTTATACCAAATGACTACAACCTAACATGGACGAGTTGGAATATTTCTCTGAGTTATTAAAGATACTGGAACACTTCCCAGAATATGGATAGCCTTAGGGTCCCTGTGGTCACGCTGAAAGTAGATTAATGTTTGGTGGGACAATATTCCATACAGCCTAAATGAGGTAACTTTTGATTGGCAAATAAAGGCAGAAACAAAACCACCTACAAAATTGCAATGTAGAATCCTGCAAAAATTCCATTGAACGATTCCAGAAGCTTCAATTTGCTGTTGGGGGATGCGAGCTCTGTCATTATTGGTGAGGATCAAAAATCAATAGACACATCTTCCTTTATACTCAACAATGGAGTTGACAACAGAGAATCAGTTTATATCATCTTCTGGTATATGGCACGGTAATCATCACGTTTGGATGGTGTTTTCTGATCATGGTGCGCTTCACAGTAATGAAGCACTGCAACAGATGTCTAGTGAAGAATAAATATAACTGTGAGAAGCTATTGATTTGGGAAATGTTGTTAATGCCTCAGATCAGCTTTCATAAGCTTCAACCTGCTCCCACAGATGATATTGAGATCTGCGTCCCAGTTCGTTATGTACAACTGATGGCTACGCAGTAGGTAGACAATATAGACACCAGGTGAACTTACAAATTCCCAGATGGTAATTGGACGGGTGGGAAAAGAAACTCAAAACTCAGAGAGGCCGTGGTGACAGCTCCATGGTGAATATAGATGGATATCATATTACGAACATGTGAAGGAGGGAGCTTACGAAGCTCTCGGTGCAAAATTTATTGAAGACACCTCAGTATGTTGCGTTTGCGATTGTCTGACTATAATCTGCAAATCATCAGGTTTAGTTGTTGGCGCAGGTAGGGAAGTATCCGATTCATCGCCTTGTGTTCGGTAAAACTCTAGAGGAAAGCTGAGAGCGCCTGCGGAATTGGCAGATTGACTTCGTAGCTTCTCACGGCGCTCGAGTGATGCAAGGAGGCCACCAGTGTAGGCTACAAATAGAAGCGCATGAGCAGACAGGGACAGGTGGACAGGCACATTAAATACGATTACTTGAATAGTTCAAAGTACTTACTATTGCTGAGAGCTAGAAATGGAGCCATAAAGGCTGCAGTATCTTTCATGAATATCTTCTAGAGAAATGGAATGCCGTGTGCCCTCTGTGGTTGTCAAAAATGTGTAAAGTCACTCACCAGCATCACGGTCCCAGCAGCAATCACGGTTGTAAAGAGCCCTGTCGTTATAGTGTAGAATATTAATGTTTTAATTAGAGAGGACGATCTGGGGGCATGTCAAGCAGAGCTTAATCTGATCATGTTGGCACACACCGTGGGATTTGGGACCTCTCTCTCCATAAGAGGAAACACAGGGACCCCGCAATAACCAAGTCAGCTAGAAAAACTGAAAGAAGGATGGCGTAAACCGGAGTCTATGATAAGAGTGAATGATTAACCAAATAATCTTATTTATGGATAATATTTTCTCACATTCATCGCGGCATCTTGCAGAATGGTGTGTAGACTACTGCAGGAAATGATTAACGGCGAAAATATGTGCAGTTAATGTTATTGATTGCACTTATACTTACAATTCGGTGATGACATCTGAAAGTATTGAATTTAAACATCAGTAAGACGAACAATTTTTTCAGAAATGTCACAAACAGAGGGTTGCAGCAGGGGCAGCGAGACTTGGCACAACCTGATACACAAATGTCAGTATGACGGTGTAACGTTGTCCGAGCCCCAAATGCTAGCCTACAGTTATACAAGTCAATAAATAGTTTTTATCACTGACTATTAACATGTTAATAATCCGTCAAGCAATGGAAGTATCAAACGACATCATACGCCTCCATATTCGATAAATGTATAGTCTGCAGCGTATAGCAATCCACAGGTGTTTAAATAATGATCGAGATTGTACGTACCCCCTGACAATGGTGTCATTTATCGGCTGAACCATTTAAGACAAATGATTTGACATTTCAAGGTTGAAGCATACCAATGTATAGACTGCGGCCTGCGTTTAGAACGCAAAATTTTTACATGAGCTGAGGTTAAAATCAGTTTCTGGAACCACGCACAGTAAATTCCCTGTTCAGACACCATTATCAACTACCAAGAAAGAACGAGAGTGCACAATAAAACTTTCCAGAAATACTTATCCAAAAACAGACTCAGAGGACCTTCCATTATAGATCTCTGCATAATTTTATAAAACCCGATTCCTCCAAAAACGACGGTAGCTGTACTCAAGATCCTGTTGACGAAAAGGCTTAGTACATCTGTATCTCATTCGTAAACCATAAAGAGGCTATGCCATGCATACCACATCACGATGATCTAACGTGTAAATGCGAGTTGAGGTATTCGTAAGCTGGACTTCAACAAGTGGCGGAACACGAACCAGATTACGAATAGTTCTTGGATCTTTGGCACCCTGTTGAAAGTATGTCAATGTCTGATACGATGTTATTCCGTATAGCCTGGAATTTTTGTTGTCAGAATATGGCTGTCGATAAAATCTGAGATGAGAATCATATAACTGACAATAATGTGAGGTAGCATCCAGCGTATATTCCATTATACGATTGGAGAACCTTCAAAAGAAGATTAGTGTCGAGAATGTCTGCCATAGCTATCAATGACAATAAGGGGGATATACAGGTACTCACATAGACCACCATGTTTTATATTACAGATTTTATATGAAACTAGAAATAATCGATGCTTGCATGAGAAGAGTTGAGCTGGAATGTTGACCATACTCGACCGAAGAATGACACAAACACATGATGAATGTCTGAACTATCTACGTTTTCCAGTATTTCAAATTTGCATGACCTTGACCGCCTCAGAATCAGGGAAACCTAGTAACACAGAGTAATTTATATCACAGGATTGCCGTGAAGACCAGTCAAATGAAAATAGAATAGGGAAAGTCAATAAATATAATACATCCCATGTAAACCAACTCTGATATGAAAAGTTGCGAACGTACGAGTATAAACGGCTAATTAACGATAATCAACAATCAGTAGATATAGAACACAACATAGTAGAGGAAAAAGAACGCCTGTTCACGTCTCTACCGCAACCACACCACATCACATCTGTCTGCACAAATCCCAGCCCCCTCAACGCCGCAGATACACAGATGTTCATCAACCAAATGATGATCGCAGAGAACCAAAAACAAAGACTCtcattcctcctcctcaccgtCCTCATCACTATCATACGTGTTGAACCCTAAATCCCTCATACCCGCAACAGCCACAAGCAGCGGATGGTTCGGGTCAAAGCACATCAACATCTTGCCCACATCCTCCAGCGCGAAatcttcaatttcctccacGAGGGCCATCTCATCGCGGTCGTATTCTCCCATGCCCATGCTCATGCTCATGGGTCCGCCAGTGCCGTTAACACGCGCGGCGCGTACTTTGCGTCTGTCGGCAATGGCGTGTAGCTGTCGTTTCGTCGCCTCCATCACCGCGCCGTGGAACTGCTGCGAGAGCGCCTCGGGTCCCCCGATCACGCGTAGGGATTCGGTAAAGTATTTGTAGAGCGAGGCGAGGAAGGTCGCGTCATGTTCGGTGTTGATGCAGGTGATAAGCTGATGGAAGGCTACCATCTGATTCGTGAGGGTACCGCTCTGCTTGCCACACGCAAGAAGCATCGGGACAAGCCTGTATGAGGTGAAGGAGGAGAGTGAGAAAGGTAAAATAACTATAGGTGAAGCGAAACTCACATCACACACGCCTCACGAACCCCTTCATGGAAGTAAAACCTCAAACACGGAAGCATCACCTCGAGTGTGGGACCCAAAAACGGGGCGAAACGAGGACCCAATGTCGAGCAATATATCACAAGCGTCTCGAATGCCTGacccttttcatccatcccGGACGTACGGACGCCGTACGTGTGCCCGTCCATCACGATGGTCTCCCACCCGTCACGTTCGTCACTGCATTCAACCTCTTCGTCTACATTGAGATGTCAGGTTAACAGAATATacatgggaaagggaaaggacGACGCACTGTACTGCGATAAATCTGCTTTTGCGCCAGCCGTCGCAAGCAGGGAGGGCATCACGAGAGGTAGGTACGGCTCAAACTCTGGACCTAGAGCCTGTCACATTGCTTAGCCCACGTCGTGATCAAGCAGTCATTCACATAAACGGAATACGGTCAAAAGAATTATCACGGCCTCCTACAGCCCAGGGCAATGGGTCATTCCCCTGCCACTCTCCACAGCTTCCCCATCCCTTCCACACCCGCATATAATATCGCCTCCGTCGACCACTCGATTACGCTTAGCCTAGATGAGCCACGCTACGTTTGAAAATGGACATTCATGGCGTTGAGCGGTCCGTTCGAGGCACTTTTGTCTTCTTAGCACGGAATATGGGTTACGAATTTCGATATTAGTAGAGCTCATGAGGTAGCTGTGCTTCACGTACCACGACACGAAGCAGGGGATACCATGAATATACTCTCCCTCGCACTCCCTCACCTTCCCATCTTATCCAACTCATACTCATCCCAGTGAACAGATTTTTCGCGGCAGAAAAGCGCTCGGAGCAGCATATAAGAAGGAACACAATGTGAACGATATGCAGCGCGTCTGTCGTGAGTAGTGTGTGTGAAAGGATAGCAAAAGCTGGTCATGTCGTGGAGGAAAgaggcgaggcgaggcgTGCGGGAGTCAATGGATCATACAGAGATGGCATTCTTGACAGGCGGACGATGAAATCAGAGACGAGCAAGTGAGTTTGTGACACAGCGTTAACGCAACGCTCACCTTAAAGCTTGAAGGGCCATGTTTCTTGCGGCACGCCATTTTCAGTACTTCCTGTTCAAATTGTCGACATCAAAACACGATACTACGAATCTATGGAACAAAAGGATAAAATGACGTGACATGTAGGAACGCGGGTACCTAAACGAGCAAAATGGACGTTGGGGAGGGATAGCGAATATGGAAAGAGGGAGGAAGATATTGGGGTAAGATACGCAGTGAGAGGACGTACCATTCTGTCTAATGAGCGAGCATTGTAATGAAGGTGGTTGGTTTGAGGGCGGGATGGAGTCTGGGTGATAACGAAACCGATATGAATGGTTGATGCGAGTGACAGTGTTGGGGCGTCGTCAGGTGTTGGTGAGAGTGGGTGACGAAAGGGTGCGAGTAAAGAGGGGATGTACGTCAGTAAGAAATCGGAAACGAGTTTGAGTGCAAAGAGGGAAGCTGGAAGGAGTGACATACAGACCTAGTCCAATGGCATCCAGCCATCTGGCACCTGAGTTGTCGAATTGCGGTGTGGATGCTTGGGAGAGGTGAGGGCACCTTTTGAGAGAAAGGGGGGAAGGATTGGCATACAGACCTAGTTCAGCAACATCTAGCTAACCGATTGATTTCATAGAGATTCTAGAATTGCGGTGTAGATGCTGGGGATAGGTGAGGGGATCTTAATGGCATggtcttcgtcttcatcgtcgttcAAGGCGGTACGGCCAAGTCCAGTCGATCAACTCGCGGAGTTTGAATTTACGTCCCGAGTCTCACCGATGCCTACCCGGTCTAATCCCCACCTCCTTCGTCTCTCTTCGTCTGTCCCTCCCATAGTGTGATCTATCACTTGACGGTGTCAATCTCAGAAAAACCGCGAGAGAAGTACCTCGCATTTATCATCACGAGGGGTGGGAGTTGATATGCGTCGAGAACACCTTCTGCTGATGGTTAATAGCTGCCGATTTCCCCCCATTACTCTCTGGAGTCTCCTCTCGACTTCTGCCAGTCGCTCCTCCCCTGAACCTTGTACGATGACATTCTAACCCATCATTATGCAGTTTACGTTCTACATCAATTCCGAGGATTCCATTATTCAAGGCTCGTATAGAAAATGCGTGCGATCGTCTAAGAATGGCCCATATGTGAAATAAATGCCCGACGCTTCAGCAAGTGTACTACACACTCTACGTAATCGCTGACGAATTATAAGCGTGCTGTAAACGTTGACAGAAACTTTCATAGTGGCGTCGAGGGCACGGTATGCATTTGCGATGAGTAAATCGTAAAACTTCAGTCTCCTGTGCGTGGGATCGCCATTGCGATTTGCTTTCATCTTAAGGCTCGCCCGAGTCCCCTCCTTTGGCCGTTTCGGGTGTTAGGGAAATGAGGTACATGTATCACTATGCGCAATAACCACGATATTGGGATCAGATATTTGagttctgattctgattttTTCGAGTTCATTCAGTTGATCTTGAACCGTAGTTACTGATGTCATTGATTACTAGTTGTGATGAGAAAGGAAATCGGTTCAGTCTGTCTGCTTTAATAGGTATCGTGTGTGGGATTGTCAGCCACCTTTGGAAGATATTTCACGTTCAGGTTCAAAGATCAATGTGGCAAGCTGATCATCGGCATATGTAGGGCATCAAAATGGCCAAAGTCAAACTTTTCATTCTCAAACGGCGCCAGAGACTGACCTCGCTGGGATGCAGATTAATCACAATCACCACGAATTGTTATTCAGCTCTTGATCTCTTCTCATGAGTTGGTATCTTGTACTTGTTTCTTTTGATGTTGGAATTCTGATCCTTTTAACCATCTACAATATAAGAAGAAGCTTTTCATACCGCTTGACAACGCTCACGCCTCGCCAATGGAAAATATCCAAGACCCCTCCATTGTTTCCAAGCTAAACGAGTCCTACAATGGTCTGTTTGCGGGAGGATACCTATCAGTTCTGTCAGTACTAAATATCTCCTTTCCAACGGAACTCTAACGCGTGCCTTGTATACTCACATTCTACAGACTCTACGGAATAACGTCTCACCAAACATTAATCTATTTTCAACGAAATGCAAAGGATCCCATTGCCGTACGCATCTCAGTGCGTATTCCATCATATCGTTTTCCAAAAGCTGCCAAAATTTACACATTGTCGCTAGATTTTTTTAATCTGGTATGTCTAACTGCATGATATAACCATGTAGATACGCATTTACCCGTTTTCAACAGGATTTTCAACACAATTACCGCCCTATTTGGCGGTATTGGAATTTTTAAAATAATTCAGCGGGGTATGTCACAGGGTCCTATTAGTTTTTTTCTTGAAATATATCCGTGGTGAGTGTCCGTTTCTCTCCTGATACACAGAGAGGATATAGATTC from Psilocybe cubensis strain MGC-MH-2018 chromosome 2, whole genome shotgun sequence encodes the following:
- a CDS encoding Importin subunit beta-3; amino-acid sequence: MPSLLATAGAKADLSQYNEEVECSDERDGWETIVMDGHTYGVRTSGMDEKGQAFETLVIYCSTLGPRFAPFLGPTLEVMLPCLRFYFHEGVREACVMLVPMLLACGKQSGTLTNQMVAFHQLITCINTEHDATFLASLYKYFTESLRVIGGPEALSQQFHGAVMEATKRQLHAIADRRKVRAARVNGTGGPMSMSMGMGEYDRDEMALVEEIEDFALEDVGKMLMCFDPNHPLLVAVAGMRDLGFNTYDSDEDGEEEE